CGGACCTCGAGCGGATCTACGCCCGGAAGAAGGAAGCGAACAAGGAGCTCACCGAGCTGGTGAAGGCCACCGGCACCACGCTGCTGGACCTGCACGGCATCGGACCCACCGGTGCCGCCAGGCTGTTGGTCGAGGTCGGTGACATCACCCGGTTCCCGAACAAGGCCCACTTCGCGTCTTGGAACGGCACCGCACCACTCGACGCTTCTTCCGGCGACCAGGTCCGGCACCGGTTGTCGCGCAAGGGCAACCGGCAGATCAACCGGGTCCTGCACACCATGGCCCGCGTGCAGTTGCGCAATCCGACCGAAGGCCGTGCCTACTACGACCGCAAGAAGGCCGACGGCAAGGCGCCCATGGAAGCCATGCGGTGCGTGAAGCGTCGGCTGTCCGACATCGTCTTCCAGACCATGCTCAACGACGCCGTCCGCGCCACCGGTGCGACGACGAACAGGGGAACGAGGACGGGCCCAGGAGGACAACGGGGCGACGACTCTGACTCCAGCGCGGCCGGCTCACAGCCCCACACCAACTCTTCGGACAAGTCACTTCCCGGACCCGCCAGACAACACCCTAGAACCCCACTCCCTGCTGCGTCTTGACACAGAGGGGTGCCAGATCCGGGCCGTTGGAGCGTCAACGACGTCATGGAGTGCAACACCTAGTTGGAATCGGCTACTGGTCGCCGAACTGGCGGTCGATTCGGTCGCGCACCAGGATGAGAGCACTGACCAAGTCAGCGATCTGGTTCGACGAGAAGACTAGGCCCGGCCCCTCGTTGCCGCGGAGGTTCACGTGCGGGCCGGGAGTTCCGGTATCGAGGTCGCTGTGGCCCCAACCGGAGATCATCACGCGTTGACCGCCAACTCCGGTCTCCACGGAGGCGAGGGTGTCGCCGTCATCAAAGCCGAAGTCGCCGGGATTCTCGGGCGAGGTCATGCCCTGGACAGTACCTGCCCTCCTCGCTCGCACATCGGGGTGCTCTCAATAGGTTGTCGCAACACTTCCTGATTCAAGGAGGTCGCGATGGCACGTCAGAGCTATCAACGGTTGTCGCCTGCCGACATCGACAAGATCTGGGAGCGGCTGCGGTCCGGGCATTCGGTCAAGCCGACAGCTCGAGCGCTCGGGCTGTCGACCAGCACGGTGCGCAGCTATCTGATCCGGTGCGGCGGGATCAGGCCTGACCCGCGCCATCGCGGGGCGAGTCACCTGAGCTTGGAAGAGCGTGAAGAGATCAGCCGCGGTCTGGCTGCCGGACGGTCGTTGCGGGTGATCGCTGCAGGGCTGGGTCGCTCACCGTCAACGATCAGCCGCGAGGTGGCCGGCAATGGTGGTCGTCACCGGTATCGAGCCACGGTGGCTGACCAGGCCGCATGGGCCAGGTCGACCCGTCCGAAGGTGTGCAAGCTGGCCACGAACCCGGTGCTGGCTGGCATCGTGGCCGAGAAGCTGCAACGCCGCTGGTCGCCCCAGCAGATTGCCGGCTGGCTGAAGCTGACCTACCCCGACGACCCAGGGATGCACGTGTCGCACGAGAGCATCTACCGCACGCTGTTCGTGCAGTCACGTGGCGCGCTGCGCAAGGAGCTCACCGCCTACCTGCGCACCGGCCGGGTCATCCGCCGCTCGCACGGCACCCGGCTGCCGGACGGTCGTGGCGGCCGTCCCGGGATCGTGAGCATCAGCGAGCGACCCGCTGAAGCCAAGGACCGGGCCGTGCCTGGCCATTGGGAAGGCGACCTCGTCTTCGGCCGCGGCATGAGTCCGGTCGCCACCCTGGTCGAGCGATCGACCCGCTACCTGTTGCTCGTCGGCCTGCCCGGCGGAAACCACAAAGCCGACGCTGTCGCTGACGCTTTGGCAGCCGCGGTGCGGCACCTGCCCGACCATCTGGCACGGTCGCTGACCTGGGACCAAGGCCACGAGATGGCTGAGCACAAACGGTTCACCCATCAGACCGGGATCCAGGTTTACTTCTGTGATCCCAAGTCGCCCTGGCAGCGCGGCAGCAACGAGAACACCAACGGGCTGCTGCGCCAGTACCTACCGCGCAGGCTCGACTTCCGGACCCTCACCCAAGACGACCTCGACGCGATCGCACTCGAGCTCAACGACCGACCTCGACAGACCCTCGGCTTCAAGACACCATCACAAGCACTAGCCGAGGTGTTGCGTTGACCGCCTGAGCCCGCAGGCATGAGCGGATGCTCGGTTCGCGGCGGATCCGGGCGCTCTACTCTGCGTCCATGAGCATCTTCGACTACGGAACGAGTAGCTTCGACGCAGGCATGACGAGCCTTGAGGAACTCAACACCAACGGGTGGATGCAGCGGGTAAGCGAGTTTGCTGCCGCATGCCGCCAGTGCGGGACCCTTATTGCGTCGTCTGATGCCGACCAGGGCAAGTGGACCGAGCGTCATGTTGCTTGGCACATGGGGCTTGACGAGTTCTGACACCTGCGCGCCCCTCGAATGGCCTGTCTCGCTTCGGCAGAGCTCATGGCAGCAGATCTCGACGGGCACCGGAGTAGTACCCGCACCTGGCTGCGGAGCGGGCCGGTCGCGGGTGGTCGAGATCGAGCGCCGCGCACGAGTTGCGAGGAGACTCTGTATCGGTGCGTTCGGACATCGGCGCCAGCGGGCGCTCAGATCGCGGCAGATCTGGACACTTCTTTCGAAGCACCGATGTGGGTTGGGTAGTTGCTCCTCAGCCTGCGGACTCGCTCTGCGGCCCTGCGCAGGCGCCAGCCGTAGGGCGTCGCCGTATGGGCTTCAGGATGACAGCGAGGGTGGCCCCCACCAGTCCTCCGAGGGAGTTCAGCACCAGATCGTCGACATCGCCGAACGACCCCGAGATCATCTGCCACAGCTCCACGAACACCGACAGGGCCAGCGCGCTCGCCACCCCGACAAGTACTTCCCGGCGGTCCGACAGGACGGCGGCCATCCAGCCGACCGGAACAAGCAACGCGACATTCCCGAAGACGTTGACCAGACCCAATGCCCGGTTCACGCTGCCGAGTTCGCCCCGGATCGACTCGCCGAGTCTCCAACTAAACTCCCCGTCGGAGACCGCCAGAGTTCCGCGCGCTGTCACGCCGAGCACGACCAGCACCGAGAACACCAGCATGACCGCCGCTGCCGTACGAGCGGCTCGGGAACAGCTCACCGTGACGTAAACAGCCGCAGCGAGCCCGACACCGGCCACGAGGAAAGTAGGCAGTGGACCGAGTGGGAGGTACCGCCAGACGTCGTCGTCGAACACGGTCCGAACCTATGGGCGGGGACGTCCCAACCCCGAGCAACTCGCCACAGACGGCGATGCACCGCGCCCGCTCATCGGCTACTAGGTGTGATGCCCAGCCAGGTTGTCCAACCTGGTGATGGGTGAGCGCTTGCCGATGGCCGAGTGGGGCCGGTGGTGGTTGTACTCGTGGACCCATGCTGGCAGAGCGGCCAGTCGTGCGGATTCGGAGATGTAGAACTTCTTGAAGGCCCAACCCTCGACCAGGGTCCGGTGGAAGCGTTCGATCTTGCCGTTGGTCTGCGGCCGGTAGGGCCGGGTGCGCTTGTGGGTGATGCCGAGGTCGGCGCAGGTGTCGCGCCACAGGTAGGAGCGGTAGCAGCCGCCGTTGTCGGTCAGCACGCGCTCGACGGTGACGCCACGTACGGCAAACCACGCGACGGCG
Above is a genomic segment from Nocardioides okcheonensis containing:
- a CDS encoding VanZ family protein — encoded protein: MFDDDVWRYLPLGPLPTFLVAGVGLAAAVYVTVSCSRAARTAAAVMLVFSVLVVLGVTARGTLAVSDGEFSWRLGESIRGELGSVNRALGLVNVFGNVALLVPVGWMAAVLSDRREVLVGVASALALSVFVELWQMISGSFGDVDDLVLNSLGGLVGATLAVILKPIRRRPTAGACAGPQSESAG
- a CDS encoding IS30 family transposase; translation: MARQSYQRLSPADIDKIWERLRSGHSVKPTARALGLSTSTVRSYLIRCGGIRPDPRHRGASHLSLEEREEISRGLAAGRSLRVIAAGLGRSPSTISREVAGNGGRHRYRATVADQAAWARSTRPKVCKLATNPVLAGIVAEKLQRRWSPQQIAGWLKLTYPDDPGMHVSHESIYRTLFVQSRGALRKELTAYLRTGRVIRRSHGTRLPDGRGGRPGIVSISERPAEAKDRAVPGHWEGDLVFGRGMSPVATLVERSTRYLLLVGLPGGNHKADAVADALAAAVRHLPDHLARSLTWDQGHEMAEHKRFTHQTGIQVYFCDPKSPWQRGSNENTNGLLRQYLPRRLDFRTLTQDDLDAIALELNDRPRQTLGFKTPSQALAEVLR